The Malus domestica chromosome 06, GDT2T_hap1 genome has a segment encoding these proteins:
- the LOC139197101 gene encoding uncharacterized protein, with translation MEHTVQESDPGSRHEGKGKERAGSVPWKDLRVATRPKDFEDINNCLAGRRFAFDELGEPLAKDESDCDRMLKLSSYVMAEYHDRLQEVERYKAKLKENKQLVDEARRNKGLLTQALQLKDETMESLKRRNGENLRLKKLLEATKKQLEVATLEVSKVRGELDGALVEISELEKSIPTEREAAVQEYLSSSTFHLAIKPYCAQEAHFEKRKWMAVLDRYDDGSILRKYHEDIDEHHRKGETFVLAVDPSSENEFDNEGSVDAQTQHGEEDLGDAEDDGRTRSDTARGSASDENE, from the exons atggagcacactgtccaggaaagtgatcctggttcccgccatgaggggaaaggcaaggaaagagctggcagtgtcccgtggaaggacttgagggttgccacgcggccaaaggattttgaggatatcaacaattgcttggcagggcgtcgattcgccttcgatgagctcggagagcccttagctaaggatgaatcggattgcgaccggatgttgaagctgtcttcatat gtcatggccgagtatcacgacagactgcaagaggttgagcggtacaaggcaaaactgaaggagaataagcagcttgtggacgaggcccgaaggaataagggacttttgactcaggctctccaactgaaggacgaaaccatggagagcttgaaaaggcgaaatggtgagaacctaaggcttaagaaattgcttgaggcaactaaaaaacagttggaggtggctaccttggaggtatccaaggttaggggagaattggatggtgccttagttgagatttctgaactggagaagagcattccaactgaaagggaggctgctgtgcaagaatacttaagttcttcgacctttcatcttgctattaaaccctactgtgctcaagaagctcactttgaaaaaaggaaatggatggccgtccttgatcgttatgatgatgggagcattcttcgaaaataccacgaagatatagatgagcatcatcgaaaggGCGAGACATTTGTCCTTGCTGTTGATCCTAGCAGCGAAAATGAGTTTGATAATGAAGGTAGTGTTGATGCACAGACTCAGCATGGTGAAGAGGATCTTGGGGATGCAGAGGATGATGGTAGGACGCGGAGTGATACTGCCAGGGGTTCGGCTTCAGATGAGAATGAATAG